The window CAATTTAATTTAGCCAATACAATtttctttgtgctttattttgttttgaacagCTCTCAGAGTCACTTCAGCAGCTCCAGGCGGAAAGGGATCAGTATGTAGAGAAACTGAAGGAGGAGCGGAGTGTTTGGCAGCAGCGGGTACAGCAGCTCTCTGAGCAGGTAACGTCAGGGGCAGCATCGCAGCTGCTTTTGACAGGCCCAGGTGGGAGTAAATACACCACGACCATTGTTTTAACTTTCACTTGTATGGCCTTGCAGGTCCACACgatggcagaggagaaggagaagtatATGGCCCAAATTCGGGAGCTGGAAGCCAATATTACAGAGCTGTTGAACAAATCAGGTATGGCTTCCTACATGGGGCTTCATTCACGCTGCAGAGCACCAGAGGGTTAACTCTGTCCCCGCTGTGCAGGAACTTCTGCACAGAGGTGCAAGTTGGTCTGATGTTCTGAAGCTGTGAAGGCAGCTGAAGGACTGGTGACTCTAAGAAACCTTTCATCCTACCAAACAACAATAGAACTACTTCAACTAATTGAGCACCAGACTTTGTCTTTAGTATCCGCCTGACTGTATTGCCAGCCTCTCTGGCCCAGGAGTTTGAGGAGGCAGGATGCTCTTGCTGGGGCTGAGGGAGTCAGCAGCACACAGCAGGATGCTGTGCTTGGGTTTGGGGTCCCTCCGTTCCTCTCGATGCCCTGCAGTGAGGATTAGATACTGCAGGTGGTGACACCTTCTGGGTCACAGAGCCCTATAGGTTGGGGTTTGCTTTATGTATGTAATAGTGATGTGTGTTACACAGTCATTTAGCTCTTTGACTGAGCTGCTTCTGATTCCGTTTCCTCAGCAGTTAAGCCCATGGATATTGAGCCTTCCTTACCACCAGGGCCCACGGCTGCTGAGCTGAGTCTGCAGGAAGAGATCCAGCGGCTGCAGCAAGAGAAGGAGGAGCTGCATGGGCAGTTCCAGGCCCAGGTCCGGGACAACGAGCAGCTGAGCCACCTCAACCGGGAGCAGGAGGAGCGGCTGCTGGAGCTTGAGAAGGCTGTGCAGCGCTACAACGAGGAGTCTGTGGACAGGCAGCAGATCCTGGAGGACATGCAGAGTGACAAGGCCACAATCAGCAGGGCACTGAGCCAAAATCGGGAGCTGAAGGAGCAGCTGGCTGAGCTGCAGAATGGGTTTGTGAAACTGGTATGTTTCTTTCGTGCATCTTTTCCCACTGCTTCCCTCACTGGTACAATCTTTCCATAGCATAGATGTAAAAACCTGATAGAAGCATTATCCGTCTCTTGTCCTCTGAGGCTATGGGTGCTCCAACTTCTGTGATCCGTATTGCCATGCCAGGAGGTTCCCTGTAATCCCTTACTCCCTCGGGTGCTCTGGCAGATGAACCAATACCTTTGTTCAGAGCAGTTTCCAGTCCCTCTCATCCCCTGGCAGTCAGGCTATTTCTTTCCCTGATTATTCCTCCTGCCCTTTGACCCTTCCCATTTTCTGTTCCCTGTATTTGCCCATGAGGAAGAAGTTCTCAGcagttttctctcctgctgctctcaTTCGTATCCATCCTGGAGCTGAGTCCTTACTCTTGCTTCTTCCAGTGTAACAGCTTCCCCTTTGGGGTCCTGGCAAACTGACACATGGTCTAGCTGCTAATTTTTCTTTAGTCCTTTCTGAACTCTTCTTGGTTTTGAATGTCTGTGGCTCTGTTTGGGGTATTCCTACCACCCGTCTGCTTTGGAGCTGACAGGCTGTGTGATGTGCCAGGCCTCTTTTGGCGCTGTCCCAGCACTGATTCCCCTGGCTCTTTCCTTGCTCTCCTTCCGTCTTCTGAACCTTTTTGTAAGTTATTTACTGCCCTGAACAGTCAATTTATGGCCCTTAGTTACTCCCCAGAATGACACAAGGGATGGCACCCTGTTGTATCGGGAAGGGATGTGGTTTATTGGGAGTATAGGTTTATGTTGGTTGGGGCAATTTCCTTAGACAGTGGCATTTGTCTTGCAGACAAATGAGAACATGGAGGTTACAAGTGCCCTACAGTCAGAGCAACACGTAAAGAAAGAGCTGGCCAAGAGGCTCGGGCAGCTGCAGGAGAACCTGGGGGAGCTCAAAGAGACGGTAAGCAACAGCCGCTGGGATGGCAGGGCAGGTACGGAGCGGTTTATGCAAACTGCTGGCAACTTTCCCAGCTTTGATGGAAGGATGGAAATGGGTATTGTAATGATCAAGCTGGGAACCTTCCCCCATCGTCTGCTGTCTGATGTGAGGGACCAGCATGTGGGGGCAGATGGTGGCTGCCTGCCTAGCTGGTGGCTTTGGGGCAATGTTGACAGCTTGGATCATGTCACACGGATCAGCTTTTCTGGCAGAAATGGTTTGATATGATGGTTTGATCTTGTTGTGTCAGCTGGAACTGAAAACACAGGAGGCtcgggggctgcaggagcagcggGACCAGTACTACGGCCACTTACAGCAGTACACCGTGGCCTACCAGCAGCTGGCTGCCGAGAAGGAGGAACTGCACAAACAGTATTTGCTGCAGACACAGCTGATGGATCGGCTACAGCATGAAGAGGTTCAGGGGAAGGTGACAGTGGAAATGCACCTGAAAGAGCTGCAGCAGACCAAGGTAACGGTAAAAAGGGGCAAGCAAAAGATGGGAGGAAAAGTGCTTACCTGCATTAAGTATTAATTAagcaaaaggttggaccagatgatctttggcagtcccttccaacctgggctattctgtgattctatgattccatcctGTGCGATACAGGTGAATGATCCTCGCCTGGAGCAGAAGCactgttttttgtgtgtgtggtgctACTGCCTGAAGATGTAGTGGCTGTTTGCAGTCTGGCCTGCACAGGTTTCAGTGACTTCTGCTTCTCCCTTACAGGAAAATCTGGAAGCCGTAGctaaggaaaacaaagagctgCAGGCCCAGATCAGTCAGTTGGCAGCAGACCTGGATGGCAGGGTTTTGCACCGACTAGAGGGTGAGTAGCTGCGGCTGGTctcagggaagaggcagagctgggctctcTGGGGTATTACCTCCTTGTTCACCCTCCCTCCTTTTACAGGAGACGGAGTTGAAAGTGAAGCAATGACTGAAGAAATCCAAAAATTTTCATTTGTGATCCCAGAGAAGTTTGAAAGCCATGAAGAAATGGTGAGTCTTAATAGGTAGAAAAGCCTCTGGTTTTAGTTCTAAACAAATATCTAGAAAAGGAGGCAGGTTAAATTGCAGAGAGGTTGCACTGGGTGCATGGAGTGGGCTGTTGATCAGCTGTAATTCCTACCAACGGAGGCGCAGTAATGAGGGAAGGTAACAGTTCCTTGTGCGTAGCAGCAAAAACCTGCAGCATCCTTGCTGGAACTCTGGCACTGGCTTTAATTATGAAGACAACTCAGCTGGCAGAGTAGCTCTCTAATTGTGATGATGATGTTCTCTTTAGTTTGGAAGGCAATTTGGAAATGGTGTTGAATAATATCTACTAGATTTTTCTGTAAGTAGAGTCATAATTGGAAAATACTGTGATCAAACAGATATCATGGGAGCTAGTATTTAACCTGCGTATTTGTACTGCTTGGGAATGAGAAAAGATGCAGTAGTTGCTGCCTGGTTCAGTTCCAGGGCAGTCACTGAGTACTTCGGTTTTGTACCCATAAATAAAATGAGGTGAAATGTTACTCTGTCCTGAGATGGACCATTGGTCACGCCTCACACAGGAGAAGCACTAATGTGTGTACTCTGGAATTCTTAGGTTGCTTTCTTGACATCTGCCATGTCCCAAGTGGAGAAGGAGCGAGAGGACATGAGGCAGCAGCTGGCTgctcagaagcagcagtgcagAAGCCTCCTGCAGCAAATAGCAGCTCTTAGGCAGGAGCAGCAACACAACGTCACGCTGGCGGGAGGTAAGAATTTTGTGCAGTTTGGAGACAGTGAATATGGAGGCCTggctctgccagctcctctgGCTTTTGAAACACAGCTACAGGCTTCGTGAGTGCGTCGTGTCCAAGGAGGAACTGTAAATTATATGTGTTCCTTCCAGGTTCCACCATGGATACTGTTCCAGTGGAAGTCCATGAGGCTTTGAAAACTGCCATGGAGAAACTACAGGTAAGCAGAGGATCTCACCTTCTTTCAGCCCTGCTACACTGCTCAGCTAGAGTTTGATCCAGTGTCACACTCTCACAGCACACACAGACAGGCTGTAGGGGAATAAGCAGATGTTCCATAACAATAAGCTACTTCCTAAAAAGTTTAGCACTGCctgtctcagcacaggaaagcTTGCAGCAGTAACTCCCCTCCCACACCCAAAGATTGCGAGTATAAGGGCCTAACACTGACCTGTGGTCTCTTTCTAAAGAAATAGCTGAAAACCAGACTGAGTATCTTCACCCTGCTGGGATGAAGGGGTGGTTGCAGTCTTGGAGCCAAATATGACCAGAGCTGGGCTGTCCCAGCAATGAGAAGGTTAAAAGGCACTTTGTTTCATCAGCCCTTCTGCTTCCCAAAATGCAGAGATGCCTTTTTACACCACCTCTAGCTCTCCGTCTCCTCTCTGTTCCTTTTTAGCATCAAATTGGAGACAAGTTGTAAAGGCAGGAAGATTTGTTCCCTaggcccagcccaatgtgattgGAGGATGTTGTCTTTAACACAGGGATTCTCTGTACACGAGCAGCTCAGATGATTGATACCAATTCTTGTGTTCAGTCCCGTTTCACAGACCTGATGCGGGAGAAAGCTGATCTGAAGGAGCGGCTGGAAGAGTTAGAACATCGCTGCATACAGCTCTCCGGGGAAACAGACACCATCGGTATGTTTAGGCAACACCGGCACAAGCTAAAGCTGGCTCACTACGTTATTTATTTGGGGAACAGAAGGACCCCAACAGCTTTTGGAGCTGGAGCCCTCCAACTACCAAGCAGTCCtcgtctcctgctgctgcctaacTAGGCTGGATCCCCAATCCAGGGCTGGATTTGCTGGATCCTCGTACCACGTAGTTCTATGCTCACCGTAAGGCTTATACCCCAGTCTTGCTAACGCTTCTTCCTTACGCTTCTCTTGTATTCCAGGGGAGTATATTGCATTATACCAGAGTCAAAGGGCTATCCTCAAACAGCGGCACCAGGAGAAAGAGGAGTACATCAGCAGATTGGCCCAGGATAAGGAAGAGATGAAGGCAAGGAATCTTTTCTGTAGTACTGCTCCAAGCGGTGCAGGCCTGGGGAGCACTTGCACAGTCCAAACCTTTATGTGTTGTTCTTCAGCTAACTGTGAGGTTGCTAATTTGTGATGGAGGCAGGACTGCAACCTGTAGGGCAGTGTTTGTGTGCACGTTTCATGGGCTTTCCTTTACTTTGGTGCAGATGAAACTCCTGGAACTGCAGGAGTTAGTGATGCGTCTGGTCAGGGAAAGGAATGAATGGTACAGCAAGTACGTAGCAGCCGCTCAGAACCCAGAGCTGTTAGCGAGCGAGACCGACAGCGTTCTTCCGGTGGAGAGGCGCATTGAACTGAACGCTACCGATGGAGAAGGTAAGCTGTGGCCGGGACACGttctgtaaaatgaaataacGTGAGGTCTCGGTGCTGTGCGTGGATGGGTGTCACCTGCCTGCCTTGTCTGTGTTCCTCACAGGGTTAAGAGAAGTGAATTTAGCAGATGAAGCAGAACAAGAGGCTGCTGTTCTTCATCAATCCGGTTTCTCCCCTAT of the Numenius arquata chromosome 19, bNumArq3.hap1.1, whole genome shotgun sequence genome contains:
- the GOLGA2 gene encoding golgin subfamily A member 2 isoform X2, yielding MADGSRQSRLAAAKKKLKEYQQKNSPGATAGTKKKRKTKEGSRPETPTNDDQQPPENAYFDSDVATRNAEQLATDVPVLSNSNSLPSCASVLPAPGSMQLTQIHEAEDHKNALDENRSISSTESLRQLSEQLNGLVSQSTSYVNGESAVSSTNIKEMETRYQELAVALDSSNLTNKQLVTKIEELKQQNQEAMNQLEKEKKEFEQKFSKEQAALREQLQVHIQTIGILVSEKSELQTALGHTQQAARQKSGEVENLAARLHSSRQRVSELERTLSSISMQQKQSEKHNKELVKERDNLKIELYKQSKSSEEIKQQNSELSEKVHSLVSANSAMKLDMEDLHKKLEMAELMIQQFSSQAGSLDANQQLQMALEEKVGLETQVAQLSESLQQLQAERDQYVEKLKEERSVWQQRVQQLSEQVHTMAEEKEKYMAQIRELEANITELLNKSVKPMDIEPSLPPGPTAAELSLQEEIQRLQQEKEELHGQFQAQVRDNEQLSHLNREQEERLLELEKAVQRYNEESVDRQQILEDMQSDKATISRALSQNRELKEQLAELQNGFVKLTNENMEVTSALQSEQHVKKELAKRLGQLQENLGELKETLELKTQEARGLQEQRDQYYGHLQQYTVAYQQLAAEKEELHKQYLLQTQLMDRLQHEEVQGKVTVEMHLKELQQTKENLEAVAKENKELQAQISQLAADLDGRVLHRLEGDGVESEAMTEEIQKFSFVIPEKFESHEEMVAFLTSAMSQVEKEREDMRQQLAAQKQQCRSLLQQIAALRQEQQHNVTLAGGSTMDTVPVEVHEALKTAMEKLQSRFTDLMREKADLKERLEELEHRCIQLSGETDTIGEYIALYQSQRAILKQRHQEKEEYISRLAQDKEEMKMKLLELQELVMRLVRERNEWYSKYVAAAQNPELLASETDSVLPVERRIELNATDGEGLREVNLADEAEQEAAVLHQSGFSPIDSKAAQPSQEDPTAKQIMQLLREIQNPQERLSSLLENPCIPFFYRADENDEVKIMVV
- the GOLGA2 gene encoding golgin subfamily A member 2 isoform X3, with the translated sequence MADGSRQSRLAAAKKKLKEYQQKNSPGATAGTKKKRKTKEGSRPETPTNDDQQPPENAYFDSDVATRNAEQLATDVPVLSNSNSLPSCASVLPAPGSMQLTQIHEAEDHKNALDENRSISSTESLRQLSEQLNGLVSQSTSYVNGESAVSSTNIKEMEKQQNQEAMNQLEKEKKEFEQKFSKEQAALREQLQVHIQTIGILVSEKSELQTALGHTQQAARQKSGEVENLAARLHSSRQRVSELERTLSSISMQQKQSEKHNKELVKERDNLKIELYKQSKSSEEIKQQNSELSEKVHSLVSANSAMKLDMEDLHKKLEMAELMIQQFSSQAGSLDANQQLQMALEEKVGLETQVAQLSESLQQLQAERDQYVEKLKEERSVWQQRVQQLSEQVHTMAEEKEKYMAQIRELEANITELLNKSAVKPMDIEPSLPPGPTAAELSLQEEIQRLQQEKEELHGQFQAQVRDNEQLSHLNREQEERLLELEKAVQRYNEESVDRQQILEDMQSDKATISRALSQNRELKEQLAELQNGFVKLTNENMEVTSALQSEQHVKKELAKRLGQLQENLGELKETLELKTQEARGLQEQRDQYYGHLQQYTVAYQQLAAEKEELHKQYLLQTQLMDRLQHEEVQGKVTVEMHLKELQQTKENLEAVAKENKELQAQISQLAADLDGRVLHRLEGDGVESEAMTEEIQKFSFVIPEKFESHEEMVAFLTSAMSQVEKEREDMRQQLAAQKQQCRSLLQQIAALRQEQQHNVTLAGGSTMDTVPVEVHEALKTAMEKLQSRFTDLMREKADLKERLEELEHRCIQLSGETDTIGEYIALYQSQRAILKQRHQEKEEYISRLAQDKEEMKMKLLELQELVMRLVRERNEWYSKYVAAAQNPELLASETDSVLPVERRIELNATDGEGLREVNLADEAEQEAAVLHQSGFSPIDSKAAQPSQEDPTAKQIMQLLREIQNPQERLSSLLENPCIPFFYRADENDEVKIMVV
- the GOLGA2 gene encoding golgin subfamily A member 2 isoform X1, with protein sequence MADGSRQSRLAAAKKKLKEYQQKNSPGATAGTKKKRKTKEGSRPETPTNDDQQPPENIQNILKVLVSDLNRSNGVAIPSLDKRKAYFDSDVATRNAEQLATDVPVLSNSNSLPSCASVLPAPGSMQLTQIHEAEDHKNALDENRSISSTESLRQLSEQLNGLVSQSTSYVNGESAVSSTNIKEMETRYQELAVALDSSNLTNKQLVTKIEELKQQNQEAMNQLEKEKKEFEQKFSKEQAALREQLQVHIQTIGILVSEKSELQTALGHTQQAARQKSGEVENLAARLHSSRQRVSELERTLSSISMQQKQSEKHNKELVKERDNLKIELYKQSKSSEEIKQQNSELSEKVHSLVSANSAMKLDMEDLHKKLEMAELMIQQFSSQAGSLDANQQLQMALEEKVGLETQVAQLSESLQQLQAERDQYVEKLKEERSVWQQRVQQLSEQVHTMAEEKEKYMAQIRELEANITELLNKSAVKPMDIEPSLPPGPTAAELSLQEEIQRLQQEKEELHGQFQAQVRDNEQLSHLNREQEERLLELEKAVQRYNEESVDRQQILEDMQSDKATISRALSQNRELKEQLAELQNGFVKLTNENMEVTSALQSEQHVKKELAKRLGQLQENLGELKETLELKTQEARGLQEQRDQYYGHLQQYTVAYQQLAAEKEELHKQYLLQTQLMDRLQHEEVQGKVTVEMHLKELQQTKENLEAVAKENKELQAQISQLAADLDGRVLHRLEGDGVESEAMTEEIQKFSFVIPEKFESHEEMVAFLTSAMSQVEKEREDMRQQLAAQKQQCRSLLQQIAALRQEQQHNVTLAGGSTMDTVPVEVHEALKTAMEKLQSRFTDLMREKADLKERLEELEHRCIQLSGETDTIGEYIALYQSQRAILKQRHQEKEEYISRLAQDKEEMKMKLLELQELVMRLVRERNEWYSKYVAAAQNPELLASETDSVLPVERRIELNATDGEGLREVNLADEAEQEAAVLHQSGFSPIDSKAAQPSQEDPTAKQIMQLLREIQNPQERLSSLLENPCIPFFYRADENDEVKIMVV
- the GOLGA2 gene encoding golgin subfamily A member 2 isoform X4, coding for MADGSRQSRLAAAKKKLKEYQQKNSPGATAGTKKKRKTKEGSRPETPTNDDQQPPENIQNILKVLVSDLNRSNGVAIPSLDKRKIHEAEDHKNALDENRSISSTESLRQLSEQLNGLVSQSTSYVNGESAVSSTNIKEMEKQQNQEAMNQLEKEKKEFEQKFSKEQAALREQLQVHIQTIGILVSEKSELQTALGHTQQAARQKSGEVENLAARLHSSRQRVSELERTLSSISMQQKQSEKHNKELVKERDNLKIELYKQSKSSEEIKQQNSELSEKVHSLVSANSAMKLDMEDLHKKLEMAELMIQQFSSQAGSLDANQQLQMALEEKVGLETQVAQLSESLQQLQAERDQYVEKLKEERSVWQQRVQQLSEQVHTMAEEKEKYMAQIRELEANITELLNKSAVKPMDIEPSLPPGPTAAELSLQEEIQRLQQEKEELHGQFQAQVRDNEQLSHLNREQEERLLELEKAVQRYNEESVDRQQILEDMQSDKATISRALSQNRELKEQLAELQNGFVKLTNENMEVTSALQSEQHVKKELAKRLGQLQENLGELKETLELKTQEARGLQEQRDQYYGHLQQYTVAYQQLAAEKEELHKQYLLQTQLMDRLQHEEVQGKVTVEMHLKELQQTKENLEAVAKENKELQAQISQLAADLDGRVLHRLEGDGVESEAMTEEIQKFSFVIPEKFESHEEMVAFLTSAMSQVEKEREDMRQQLAAQKQQCRSLLQQIAALRQEQQHNVTLAGGSTMDTVPVEVHEALKTAMEKLQSRFTDLMREKADLKERLEELEHRCIQLSGETDTIGEYIALYQSQRAILKQRHQEKEEYISRLAQDKEEMKMKLLELQELVMRLVRERNEWYSKYVAAAQNPELLASETDSVLPVERRIELNATDGEGLREVNLADEAEQEAAVLHQSGFSPIDSKAAQPSQEDPTAKQIMQLLREIQNPQERLSSLLENPCIPFFYRADENDEVKIMVV
- the GOLGA2 gene encoding golgin subfamily A member 2 isoform X5, with protein sequence MADGSRQSRLAAAKKKLKEYQQKNSPGATAGTKKKRKTKEGSRPETPTNDDQQPPENIHEAEDHKNALDENRSISSTESLRQLSEQLNGLVSQSTSYVNGESAVSSTNIKEMETRYQELAVALDSSNLTNKQLVTKIEELKQQNQEAMNQLEKEKKEFEQKFSKEQAALREQLQVHIQTIGILVSEKSELQTALGHTQQAARQKSGEVENLAARLHSSRQRVSELERTLSSISMQQKQSEKHNKELVKERDNLKIELYKQSKSSEEIKQQNSELSEKVHSLVSANSAMKLDMEDLHKKLEMAELMIQQFSSQAGSLDANQQLQMALEEKVGLETQVAQLSESLQQLQAERDQYVEKLKEERSVWQQRVQQLSEQVHTMAEEKEKYMAQIRELEANITELLNKSVKPMDIEPSLPPGPTAAELSLQEEIQRLQQEKEELHGQFQAQVRDNEQLSHLNREQEERLLELEKAVQRYNEESVDRQQILEDMQSDKATISRALSQNRELKEQLAELQNGFVKLTNENMEVTSALQSEQHVKKELAKRLGQLQENLGELKETLELKTQEARGLQEQRDQYYGHLQQYTVAYQQLAAEKEELHKQYLLQTQLMDRLQHEEVQGKVTVEMHLKELQQTKENLEAVAKENKELQAQISQLAADLDGRVLHRLEGDGVESEAMTEEIQKFSFVIPEKFESHEEMVAFLTSAMSQVEKEREDMRQQLAAQKQQCRSLLQQIAALRQEQQHNVTLAGGSTMDTVPVEVHEALKTAMEKLQSRFTDLMREKADLKERLEELEHRCIQLSGETDTIGEYIALYQSQRAILKQRHQEKEEYISRLAQDKEEMKMKLLELQELVMRLVRERNEWYSKYVAAAQNPELLASETDSVLPVERRIELNATDGEGLREVNLADEAEQEAAVLHQSGFSPIDSKAAQPSQEDPTAKQIMQLLREIQNPQERLSSLLENPCIPFFYRADENDEVKIMVV